A single window of Candidatus Glassbacteria bacterium DNA harbors:
- a CDS encoding division/cell wall cluster transcriptional repressor MraZ: MRHWGRIRNNLDSKGRVSLPPKFRPDGVDTYVLNRGLDGCLYLYTPEQYENTLEKIQNQPASKKKRFLLREWTKFATDVQPDKQGRVLISRELLELAGLSKEVIFQGANDRVEIWDPKAQENYTSSFEQEHGLTFEDIAEIFD, encoded by the coding sequence ATGAGGCACTGGGGCCGGATCAGAAACAATCTTGATTCCAAGGGCAGAGTCAGCCTGCCGCCCAAGTTCCGTCCTGATGGCGTGGATACCTACGTGCTCAACCGCGGGCTGGACGGTTGCCTGTACCTCTACACTCCTGAGCAGTACGAGAATACCCTGGAGAAAATCCAGAATCAGCCCGCCAGCAAGAAAAAACGTTTTTTATTGCGCGAATGGACCAAGTTCGCCACCGACGTGCAGCCTGACAAGCAGGGCCGGGTCCTGATTAGCCGGGAGCTGCTGGAGTTGGCTGGCCTGAGCAAGGAAGTGATCTTTCAGGGCGCCAACGACCGGGTGGAAATCTGGGACCCCAAGGCCCAGGAAAACTACACCAGCTCTTTCGAACAGGAACACGGCCTCACCTTCGAGGATATCGCGGAAATATTCGATTAA
- a CDS encoding RNA polymerase sigma factor, producing the protein MAKPRSLNNIPDEELMLELQAGREEAFNEIVNRYKDYSVRFCYRFVRDLELSEDISQEGFIRLYKYRHKYQITAKFITLLSKILTNLCLDEFRKRKSHPRVELDAMPEGGVVRLDAHSVLSDEKSPDPEQEVYTRELGDKIKQILNTLSPRYRTVLILRQFHGYSYKEIAEIMGASLNEVKIWIHRARNKLKQKFNSQVKAV; encoded by the coding sequence ATGGCCAAGCCCCGTTCGCTCAACAACATTCCCGACGAAGAGTTGATGCTCGAGCTGCAGGCCGGCCGCGAGGAAGCCTTCAACGAGATAGTCAACCGGTACAAGGACTACAGCGTGCGTTTCTGTTACCGGTTCGTCAGGGACCTCGAGTTGAGCGAGGATATCTCGCAGGAAGGTTTCATCCGGCTCTACAAGTACAGGCACAAGTATCAGATCACAGCCAAGTTCATCACTCTCTTGAGCAAGATTCTGACAAACCTGTGCCTGGACGAATTCCGCAAGCGGAAAAGCCATCCCAGGGTAGAGCTTGATGCGATGCCGGAAGGCGGGGTGGTCAGGCTGGACGCCCACAGTGTGCTGAGCGACGAGAAAAGCCCGGACCCGGAGCAGGAGGTCTACACCAGGGAATTGGGTGACAAGATCAAGCAGATCCTGAACACTCTCTCCCCGCGTTACCGCACGGTGTTGATTCTCCGCCAGTTCCACGGTTATTCCTATAAGGAAATAGCCGAGATCATGGGGGCCTCGCTGAACGAGGTCAAGATCTGGATCCACAGGGCTCGAAACAAACTCAAACAAAAGTTCAACTCTCAAGTCAAGGCGGTGTGA
- the bshB1 gene encoding bacillithiol biosynthesis deacetylase BshB1: MSQERLDVLAVSAHPDDAELTCGGTLIRCADAGYRVGALELTGGESGSRGSAGRRSVEAAAAAEIMGLALRESLGLPDAALEDSSENRVKLARAIRRLGPRVLILPNNESWRHPDHGVTVSMGRAAAFLAGLKKIPGEGSVERPEKIIYCQAYSEHTAKPSFVVDISEQFERKMKAVMCYSSQFEGRTEAGELFPNGQSFPELIRTHCAYYGSLIRRPYGEPFYVSETLAVDDVVAMGVKSI; the protein is encoded by the coding sequence TTGAGCCAGGAGAGGCTTGACGTGCTGGCGGTGAGCGCGCATCCGGACGATGCAGAGCTGACTTGCGGAGGGACGCTGATTCGGTGCGCGGATGCAGGTTACAGGGTGGGGGCGCTGGAATTGACGGGGGGGGAGAGCGGCAGCAGGGGCAGCGCCGGCAGGCGCTCCGTGGAGGCCGCCGCAGCCGCTGAAATAATGGGTCTGGCCCTGCGCGAGTCATTGGGCTTGCCCGACGCCGCCCTGGAAGACAGCAGCGAAAACCGGGTTAAGCTGGCCCGGGCGATCAGGCGGCTGGGGCCGCGTGTGCTGATCCTGCCGAATAACGAAAGCTGGCGGCACCCGGACCACGGTGTGACAGTGTCGATGGGACGGGCGGCGGCGTTCCTGGCCGGATTGAAGAAAATTCCCGGCGAGGGCAGCGTCGAACGTCCGGAAAAGATTATCTATTGCCAGGCCTACAGCGAACACACGGCCAAACCCTCGTTCGTGGTCGACATTTCCGAACAGTTCGAGCGTAAGATGAAAGCGGTCATGTGCTACTCCAGCCAGTTCGAGGGCAGGACCGAGGCGGGAGAGCTGTTTCCCAACGGCCAGAGTTTCCCGGAGCTGATCCGGACACACTGCGCCTACTACGGGTCGTTGATCCGCAGGCCGTACGGCGAGCCGTTTTACGTCAGCGAGACCCTGGCGGTGGATGACGTCGTTGCGATGGGCGTAAAATCGATCTGA
- a CDS encoding response regulator, with amino-acid sequence MSDKRQPPDSFVPADREWDSEFLDDVFSTSGSIEDEALKLARSLANLTDCDRVRPLKELAQIGSLESIENIYPFCHRGSSFLRRLARNAVVKIILRTLRDDEEEKLLGLKQKDELLEFLLQQSKQLGALRTMELSDPEIRRTVYDILIGDDREFTAGALVDIVRDSDECVRATAVKLIAEMMGEQETALLVRLLSDNDPRVKANVIESLGTLGDRNVVSLLRKYRQDKNNRIKATTLKTLWELNHREIMPYLEDMVVELDPEVRSSAAWVIGEIGHGQKQFKDLLRLLEKDPDKSVRRNVTLAREKIEMKEQGVRILLASSDLPNCRKISYNFSLEGYHTEIATNGEDALAEAQEHRPQVLVIDIRLPGVNGLEVVRRLREQKWFESATVIVCTDFESHPLVDRAIRTGANTYIVKPCTFEKIKSKLRYFL; translated from the coding sequence ATGAGCGACAAACGGCAGCCACCCGACAGTTTTGTGCCCGCGGATCGCGAATGGGACAGCGAGTTCCTCGACGACGTATTCTCCACCAGCGGGAGCATCGAGGACGAGGCGCTTAAACTGGCCCGCTCGCTGGCCAACCTTACCGACTGCGACAGGGTCCGTCCGCTCAAGGAGCTGGCCCAGATCGGCAGCCTGGAATCGATTGAAAATATTTATCCGTTCTGCCACCGCGGCAGCTCTTTTCTCAGGCGGCTCGCCCGCAATGCAGTGGTCAAAATTATCCTGCGTACGCTGCGGGACGACGAAGAGGAAAAGCTGCTCGGCCTCAAGCAGAAAGATGAACTGCTGGAATTCCTGCTTCAGCAGAGCAAGCAATTGGGAGCCCTGCGGACAATGGAGCTCAGCGACCCTGAGATCCGGCGGACAGTCTACGATATCCTGATCGGGGACGACCGCGAGTTCACGGCCGGCGCGCTGGTGGATATTGTCCGCGACTCAGATGAATGCGTGCGGGCCACTGCTGTTAAGCTGATTGCGGAGATGATGGGTGAGCAGGAAACAGCCCTGCTGGTGCGCCTGCTGTCGGATAACGACCCGCGGGTTAAGGCCAACGTGATCGAATCCCTGGGGACGCTGGGCGACCGGAACGTGGTCAGCCTCCTGCGCAAATACCGTCAGGACAAAAACAACCGGATCAAGGCCACGACTCTCAAAACCCTCTGGGAGTTAAACCACCGGGAGATCATGCCCTATCTTGAGGACATGGTGGTGGAACTGGACCCCGAGGTCCGGTCCAGCGCCGCCTGGGTGATCGGCGAGATCGGACACGGACAGAAGCAGTTCAAGGACCTGTTGCGGCTGCTGGAAAAAGACCCGGACAAATCCGTCCGGCGTAACGTGACACTCGCCCGTGAGAAAATCGAAATGAAGGAGCAGGGGGTCAGGATATTACTGGCCAGCAGCGACCTGCCCAACTGCCGGAAAATCAGCTACAACTTCAGCCTCGAGGGCTACCACACCGAGATCGCCACCAACGGCGAGGACGCACTGGCCGAGGCGCAGGAGCACAGACCCCAGGTGCTGGTAATCGATATCCGCCTGCCGGGCGTCAACGGTCTTGAAGTTGTCCGGCGACTGCGCGAGCAGAAGTGGTTCGAGAGCGCCACGGTAATTGTCTGCACCGATTTCGAAAGCCACCCGCTCGTGGACCGGGCAATCCGGACAGGAGCGAATACGTACATCGTCAAACCCTGCACTTTCGAGAAGATCAAGAGCAAGCTGCGCTATTTCCTGTAA
- a CDS encoding cyclic nucleotide-binding domain-containing protein — MSAPISKATRSWTGQSGQERIRTSSNPALSRRSRASCAISCKTTLQPRGSLVPRRIQLSKETDVPLHEKSFDKGEVIVKEGKFGRNFYVISKGLVEVLKKQGDRDVPITVLGPTEFFGEMSLLDLETGKHTATIRAVEPTVVRVMTKDDFEGYLGSLTPGVRNLLRSLAARLSDTNKKYSASVLEENDELVRKWTSGNLDQSQAKQLLSANETRYQIKKCKSGHVLIREGEVGMSGYIIRKGKFEVSRLINGRKVFLNVLEERDVVGEMAIFSDNRRHATVTAITDAELLVFGKRDLLHMARKSSIELFIIMDALSSKLDQTNQNYGKTLLKLKEANKKIGEQARLLKKLQGDQG, encoded by the coding sequence TTGTCTGCACCGATTTCGAAAGCCACCCGCTCGTGGACCGGGCAATCCGGACAGGAGCGAATACGTACATCGTCAAACCCTGCACTTTCGAGAAGATCAAGAGCAAGCTGCGCTATTTCCTGTAAAACCACGCTCCAGCCGAGAGGCTCCCTGGTTCCCCGCCGTATTCAACTTAGTAAGGAGACGGATGTGCCGCTGCACGAGAAATCCTTCGACAAAGGCGAGGTGATCGTCAAGGAGGGCAAGTTCGGCCGCAATTTTTATGTGATCAGCAAAGGCCTGGTGGAAGTGCTGAAGAAGCAGGGCGACAGGGACGTGCCGATCACCGTGCTGGGCCCGACCGAGTTCTTCGGCGAGATGAGCCTGCTGGATCTCGAAACCGGCAAGCACACGGCCACGATCCGGGCGGTGGAGCCGACCGTAGTCCGGGTGATGACCAAGGACGATTTCGAGGGTTACCTGGGCTCGCTCACGCCGGGAGTGCGTAACCTGCTGCGCAGCCTGGCCGCCCGTCTCAGCGATACGAACAAGAAATATTCCGCCAGCGTGCTGGAAGAGAACGACGAGCTGGTGCGCAAGTGGACCAGCGGAAATCTGGACCAGAGCCAGGCTAAACAACTGCTGAGCGCTAATGAAACCCGCTATCAGATCAAGAAATGCAAGTCCGGCCACGTGCTGATCCGCGAGGGCGAGGTCGGCATGAGCGGATACATTATCCGTAAGGGCAAGTTCGAGGTCAGCCGGCTGATAAACGGACGGAAGGTGTTCCTCAACGTTCTAGAGGAGCGCGATGTGGTGGGCGAGATGGCGATTTTCAGCGACAACCGCCGTCATGCCACGGTCACCGCCATCACCGATGCGGAACTGCTGGTCTTCGGCAAACGCGATCTGCTCCACATGGCGCGCAAGTCGTCAATCGAGCTGTTCATCATTATGGACGCTCTCAGTTCCAAGCTCGACCAGACCAACCAGAATTACGGCAAGACGCTGCTGAAATTGAAAGAGGCCAATAAGAAAATCGGCGAGCAAGCCAGGCTGTTGAAGAAACTGCAAGGGGACCAAGGCTAG
- a CDS encoding GAF domain-containing protein, with the protein MGTKIERAGPLAKESAATGNGGMSGTLLLAENGKLSRAESALTGLGFKLVRAEALAETASLVPPFVIVADEEGWASLLEIFVRRADTASISAPVVMIGDGELESPEPASLSCLLTNEFTVKQALVAIREAWRSASLQQQITQLQEHHLEGSRELEKLIEIGISLSSERNIDRLLDQILLKACEVTTADAGSIYIVRKNEQGERVLHFSNTLSHSLKLDFKAFTIPIGPDSIAGYVALTGESLVLNDCYNIPDRYQFSINKTFDESNNYRTMSMLAVAMCNQKDEITGVIQLINRKSSAEIVLSSPKEVEKNVIVFSESRRNLIEALASQAAVALENYQLYRDIENLFEGFVQASVTAIESRDPTTCGHSERVATLTVGIAEKINRVNTGPLREMDFSETQIKEIRYAALLHDFGKVGVKENVLLKAKKLYPEHLEMIKQRFDIAGQIYRKLNDRDKLEIALASDRQEYLDKFRGIDSSTREKLERLDRYLSQVINANEPSVLAMDDFAILEEIAGIVINDPDDKDFSLLEGREQSILSIPKGTLTTDERLEIESHVTHTYNFLTKIPWTSELKSIPEIAYGHHEKLDGSGYPRGVNAKQIQPQTRMMTISDIYDALTATDRPYKPAVPADKALDIIGDEVNMGKVDPELFKIFVDARVFDLVDTGRKKN; encoded by the coding sequence ATGGGAACGAAGATTGAAAGAGCAGGCCCGCTGGCAAAGGAATCGGCGGCGACCGGCAACGGCGGGATGAGCGGCACCCTGCTGCTTGCCGAAAACGGCAAATTGAGCCGGGCCGAGAGCGCACTGACTGGACTTGGATTTAAGCTCGTCCGCGCCGAGGCGCTTGCCGAGACTGCAAGCCTTGTGCCCCCGTTCGTGATCGTGGCCGATGAGGAAGGCTGGGCGAGCCTGCTCGAGATCTTTGTCCGCCGGGCCGATACGGCAAGTATCTCCGCGCCGGTGGTGATGATCGGCGACGGGGAGCTGGAAAGTCCTGAACCGGCGAGTTTGAGCTGCCTGCTCACCAATGAGTTCACAGTCAAGCAGGCGCTGGTGGCAATCCGCGAAGCCTGGAGATCGGCCAGCCTCCAGCAGCAGATCACCCAGTTGCAGGAACATCATCTGGAGGGCAGCCGAGAGCTGGAGAAACTGATCGAGATAGGTATCTCGCTTTCGAGCGAACGCAATATCGACCGCCTGCTGGATCAGATCCTGCTGAAGGCCTGCGAGGTGACCACCGCCGACGCCGGCAGCATTTATATCGTCCGGAAAAACGAACAGGGCGAGCGAGTGCTGCATTTTTCGAACACTCTGTCGCATTCGCTGAAGCTGGATTTCAAGGCTTTCACCATACCGATCGGTCCCGACAGTATCGCGGGTTACGTAGCCTTGACCGGCGAGTCGCTTGTACTGAACGACTGCTACAATATCCCCGACCGCTACCAGTTTTCGATCAACAAGACGTTCGACGAGAGCAATAACTACCGCACGATGAGTATGCTGGCCGTGGCGATGTGCAATCAGAAGGACGAGATCACCGGGGTAATCCAGCTGATCAACCGCAAATCCTCGGCGGAGATTGTCCTGTCCAGCCCGAAAGAAGTGGAAAAGAACGTTATCGTATTCAGCGAAAGCAGGCGCAACCTGATCGAGGCCCTGGCCAGCCAGGCCGCGGTGGCGCTGGAAAACTACCAGCTCTACAGGGATATCGAGAACCTGTTCGAGGGTTTTGTCCAGGCCTCGGTGACAGCTATCGAATCCCGAGACCCGACAACCTGCGGTCACAGCGAGCGGGTGGCCACCCTGACCGTGGGTATAGCGGAAAAAATCAACCGGGTAAACACGGGTCCGCTGCGCGAGATGGATTTTAGCGAAACCCAGATCAAGGAAATCCGTTACGCCGCGCTGCTGCATGACTTCGGCAAGGTGGGCGTGAAAGAAAACGTGCTGCTCAAAGCCAAAAAGCTTTATCCAGAACACCTCGAGATGATCAAGCAGCGTTTCGACATCGCCGGCCAGATCTACCGCAAACTGAACGACCGCGACAAGCTTGAAATCGCCCTGGCGAGTGACAGACAGGAATATCTGGACAAGTTCCGGGGGATCGACAGCAGCACGCGAGAGAAACTGGAGCGGCTTGACCGGTACCTGTCACAGGTGATCAACGCCAACGAGCCCAGCGTGCTGGCCATGGACGATTTCGCGATTCTGGAAGAAATAGCAGGGATAGTGATCAACGACCCCGACGACAAGGATTTTTCGCTGCTGGAGGGCCGTGAACAGAGTATCCTTTCAATCCCCAAGGGTACGCTGACAACCGATGAGCGCCTGGAAATCGAGAGCCACGTGACCCACACCTACAATTTCCTGACCAAGATCCCCTGGACCAGTGAATTGAAAAGCATTCCCGAAATCGCTTACGGGCATCACGAGAAACTCGACGGGAGCGGGTATCCGCGGGGAGTGAACGCAAAGCAAATCCAGCCCCAGACCAGGATGATGACTATCAGCGACATCTACGATGCGCTTACCGCCACCGACAGGCCCTACAAGCCGGCTGTCCCGGCGGATAAAGCCCTGGATATTATCGGCGACGAGGTCAACATGGGGAAAGTGGACCCTGAACTGTTCAAGATATTTGTGGATGCCCGCGTATTCGACCTGGTGGACACGGGCAGGAAAAAAAACTGA
- the rsmB gene encoding 16S rRNA (cytosine(967)-C(5))-methyltransferase RsmB — protein sequence MPGRQGQDVRRAAVELLAEKGEIELDGSPRLAKLDSRDRALACQLVYGVLRNRNLLDYYLARFLKSGDPAELPPVVLNILRTALFQHRFLDRVPDHAAVSQAVELSRAMGFGGLDGLINGVLRSTIRGWDSVVLPDFTSYTRSYLEVRHSHPGWMVSRYLDRFGPVEAERLLAANNKPARLVLRDEIAAGGGKSGLAEILAEAGIELSSGKYSPEALVIDTPGVNPAGLAGFESGLFYVQDEAAMLVGRLAAGDGVRGPALAACAAPGGKATHLARLCGDAVIVACDSSERRIERMLKNLDRLRLTDRVMMACCDARKPALRPRSASLVICDVPCTGTGVIRRKPEIRWRIDREDIDLLGVLQLEILRVSAGLVAPGGALLYSTCSLEPEENRQVVEKFLAGSGDFKLDPAGKYLPEETVGPRGYLDMQPHVHGTDGAFAARMVRTGG from the coding sequence ATGCCCGGACGGCAGGGGCAGGATGTGCGCCGCGCCGCGGTTGAACTGCTGGCCGAGAAAGGCGAGATCGAGCTGGACGGCAGCCCGCGGCTGGCCAAGCTCGACAGCAGGGACCGGGCACTGGCCTGTCAACTGGTTTACGGAGTCCTGCGCAACAGGAACCTGCTGGATTATTACCTGGCCCGCTTCCTCAAGAGCGGAGATCCGGCTGAGCTGCCGCCCGTGGTGCTGAATATCCTGCGGACCGCTCTGTTCCAGCACAGATTTCTGGACAGGGTGCCGGACCACGCGGCAGTGAGCCAGGCGGTGGAATTGTCCCGCGCGATGGGCTTCGGCGGACTTGACGGGCTGATAAACGGCGTACTGCGCAGCACAATCAGGGGCTGGGACAGCGTGGTCCTGCCGGATTTCACCAGCTACACCCGCTCTTACCTCGAGGTCCGCCACAGCCACCCGGGCTGGATGGTCAGCCGCTATCTCGACCGGTTCGGCCCCGTGGAGGCCGAGCGTCTGCTGGCGGCGAACAACAAACCGGCACGGCTCGTGTTGCGTGATGAAATCGCGGCCGGGGGCGGGAAAAGCGGACTGGCCGAAATACTGGCCGAGGCCGGGATAGAATTGAGCAGCGGGAAATACTCGCCTGAAGCACTGGTTATAGATACGCCGGGTGTCAATCCCGCCGGACTGGCCGGCTTCGAGAGCGGACTGTTCTACGTGCAGGACGAGGCGGCGATGCTGGTTGGCAGACTGGCCGCCGGTGATGGCGTCCGTGGTCCGGCGCTCGCGGCCTGCGCCGCTCCGGGCGGCAAGGCGACCCATCTGGCCCGTCTGTGCGGCGATGCGGTGATCGTTGCCTGTGACAGCAGCGAGCGCCGGATTGAGCGGATGCTGAAAAACCTGGACCGGCTGAGGTTGACTGACCGGGTTATGATGGCCTGCTGCGATGCGCGCAAACCGGCTCTCAGGCCCCGGAGCGCCTCCCTGGTGATCTGTGATGTACCCTGCACTGGAACCGGCGTCATCCGTCGCAAGCCCGAAATCCGCTGGCGGATCGACCGGGAGGATATCGATTTGTTGGGAGTTCTCCAGTTGGAAATCCTGCGGGTCTCGGCCGGGCTGGTGGCCCCGGGGGGAGCGCTCCTCTACAGTACGTGCTCGCTGGAGCCGGAAGAAAACAGGCAGGTTGTGGAAAAATTTCTGGCCGGCAGCGGCGATTTTAAACTGGACCCGGCTGGAAAATATCTGCCGGAGGAAACTGTCGGGCCGCGGGGTTATCTGGACATGCAGCCCCATGTCCACGGCACCGACGGGGCGTTTGCGGCCAGGATGGTGCGGACCGGCGGATAA
- a CDS encoding PASTA domain-containing protein: MSTAPTGRLRPGWCGPADKKRLTSTENPEVRDKLKSFLIYVLTAVVSFFFGLFILDQVILPQLTGVGREAEVPVLTGMSGGAALAACQEAGLALEVQGETYSAETEAGLVLDQDPEAGLTVKQGRSVYVILSRGPEMVTVPHVVGLTQRQAAILIENNFLTVEQVNATGNTSIARGRVVEVDPPPGSVLPKGAALTMVVSEGTQKIRVPSLIDKTLEEARKILTDAGLAIGEVAFQINRYLPPGMVIDQHPLERTPVARDTEVDVVVSSSR; encoded by the coding sequence ATGTCCACGGCACCGACGGGGCGTTTGCGGCCAGGATGGTGCGGACCGGCGGATAAAAAAAGATTGACATCAACGGAGAATCCTGAGGTGAGAGACAAGCTGAAAAGTTTTCTGATCTACGTGCTGACCGCGGTGGTGTCGTTCTTCTTCGGTCTCTTTATCCTCGATCAGGTTATCCTGCCGCAGCTTACCGGCGTGGGCCGCGAGGCCGAGGTGCCGGTCCTGACCGGTATGAGCGGGGGGGCGGCCCTGGCCGCCTGCCAGGAGGCCGGGCTGGCGCTCGAGGTCCAGGGCGAGACATACAGCGCTGAGACAGAAGCCGGACTGGTGCTGGACCAGGACCCCGAGGCGGGCCTGACTGTCAAGCAGGGCCGCAGTGTGTACGTGATCCTCAGCCGCGGGCCGGAGATGGTAACCGTGCCGCATGTGGTCGGTCTCACCCAGCGTCAGGCGGCAATCCTGATCGAAAATAACTTCCTGACCGTAGAGCAGGTCAATGCCACCGGCAACACCTCGATAGCGCGGGGACGCGTGGTGGAAGTCGACCCGCCGCCCGGATCGGTGCTTCCCAAGGGAGCGGCGCTCACGATGGTGGTCAGCGAGGGTACGCAGAAAATCAGGGTGCCGTCGCTGATCGATAAGACCCTGGAGGAAGCGCGTAAGATCCTGACAGACGCCGGCCTGGCGATCGGAGAGGTCGCCTTCCAGATCAACCGCTACCTGCCGCCCGGCATGGTTATCGACCAGCACCCGCTGGAACGCACTCCCGTGGCCAGGGATACCGAAGTCGACGTGGTGGTCTCCAGTTCCCGCTAG
- a CDS encoding signal recognition particle protein: MFDDLSEKLEGIIRKLGGRAVLNEEAVDESLREIRRVLLEADVNYKLVQDFLASVREKATGQKVIKSVSPGQMMVKVVHDELVEMLGGSSQELNLQGDGVKVVMLCGLQGSGKTTTAGKLARRLKNGGRNPMMVAADIYRPAAVEQLKTLGDRLDIPTFTPGDGEKNVARIVADALIEANRTGVDTVLIDTAGRLQIDRRMMDELTGLKQQVAPQEILLVVDAMTGQEAVNIAETFHRELELTGLVLTKLDGDARGGAALSIYGVTKVPIKLVGTGEGLEALETFHPDRMVSRMLRMGDIVSLVERAEEKMDAEEAERLEQKVMSRGDMDLEDFLTTMRQLQRLGSMESILRMLPGVSSKMLRTADLDPKKFRRLEAIVLSMTPRERAGPKTLNASRRKRIASGSGTTIQDVNQLLKQFDQMRKMMKQMGIFSGGRGAGKLPLRRFNPLGN, encoded by the coding sequence ATGTTCGACGATCTCAGCGAGAAACTGGAAGGGATAATACGCAAACTCGGCGGCCGCGCGGTGCTGAACGAGGAGGCGGTGGACGAGAGTCTGCGCGAGATCAGGCGCGTCCTGCTCGAGGCCGATGTCAACTACAAGCTGGTCCAGGATTTTCTGGCCTCGGTGCGTGAAAAAGCTACGGGTCAGAAAGTGATCAAGAGTGTCAGTCCGGGCCAGATGATGGTCAAGGTGGTCCACGACGAACTCGTGGAAATGCTGGGCGGAAGCAGCCAGGAGTTGAACCTCCAGGGCGACGGGGTGAAAGTGGTCATGCTCTGCGGCCTGCAGGGCTCGGGCAAAACCACCACGGCCGGCAAGCTGGCCCGCAGGCTGAAAAACGGCGGGCGCAACCCGATGATGGTAGCCGCGGATATCTACCGCCCGGCGGCTGTCGAACAGCTCAAGACCCTGGGAGACAGGCTCGACATACCGACTTTTACTCCCGGCGACGGCGAGAAAAACGTGGCCCGGATCGTGGCCGATGCGCTGATCGAGGCCAACCGCACCGGGGTGGACACGGTGCTGATCGATACGGCCGGCCGCCTGCAGATCGACCGGCGGATGATGGATGAGTTGACCGGGCTTAAACAGCAGGTCGCCCCCCAGGAAATCCTGCTGGTGGTCGATGCGATGACCGGGCAGGAAGCGGTCAATATCGCCGAGACGTTCCACCGGGAACTCGAGTTGACCGGCCTGGTGCTGACCAAGCTCGACGGTGATGCGCGCGGCGGTGCGGCCCTCTCGATCTACGGCGTCACCAAAGTACCGATCAAACTGGTTGGTACGGGCGAGGGCCTCGAGGCCCTCGAAACCTTCCATCCCGACCGGATGGTCTCCCGGATGCTCCGGATGGGCGACATCGTCTCGCTCGTCGAGCGCGCCGAGGAGAAAATGGACGCCGAGGAGGCCGAGCGGCTCGAGCAGAAAGTGATGAGCCGCGGCGACATGGACCTGGAGGATTTCCTCACCACCATGCGCCAGCTCCAGCGCCTGGGCTCGATGGAGAGTATCCTGCGGATGCTGCCGGGGGTGAGCAGCAAGATGCTGCGCACGGCTGATCTCGACCCGAAAAAATTCAGACGGCTCGAGGCGATTGTGCTGAGTATGACGCCCCGGGAACGGGCCGGGCCCAAAACGCTCAACGCCTCGCGCCGCAAACGGATCGCATCGGGCAGCGGAACTACGATTCAGGATGTCAACCAGTTGCTCAAGCAGTTTGACCAGATGCGCAAGATGATGAAGCAGATGGGGATTTTCTCGGGTGGACGCGGCGCTGGCAAACTTCCCCTGCGCCGATTCAATCCGCTCGGAAACTGA
- the rpsP gene encoding 30S ribosomal protein S16, with protein MSVKIRLRRMGKKKQPHYRLAVVDSRVKRDGRFIEFVGRYVPTTDPHTVEFKEDRLFYWLGEGAICSDTVSSLLRQNGLLQKWHELKAGKAKAEDKKTAAAKPAAGESAETAQDS; from the coding sequence ATGTCTGTCAAGATCAGGCTGCGCAGGATGGGCAAGAAAAAGCAGCCGCATTACCGCCTGGCGGTGGTTGATTCGCGGGTGAAGCGCGATGGCCGCTTTATCGAGTTTGTCGGCCGCTATGTGCCCACTACCGATCCGCATACCGTGGAATTCAAGGAGGACCGGCTGTTTTACTGGCTGGGCGAGGGAGCTATCTGCAGCGACACGGTCAGCAGCCTGCTCCGTCAGAACGGCTTGCTGCAGAAGTGGCACGAGCTGAAGGCCGGCAAGGCCAAGGCCGAGGACAAAAAGACAGCCGCCGCCAAGCCTGCCGCCGGCGAGTCTGCCGAAACCGCGCAGGATAGCTGA
- the rimM gene encoding 16S rRNA processing protein RimM: MSERENRYLLVAEVVKPHGIKGELGIRSLTEHPDLRFAPGATLLLGPDEAQLRPAEVERSRPFKNGYLLKLVACTDRDRAEELRGWGLYIPVAEAEPLEEGSYYHHQLIGMRVRDERHGLLGTVVAVVETPAHDLLEIESPAGKSFYLPLVDEFVRGVDTVAGVIETGVPRELTEL; the protein is encoded by the coding sequence CTGTCCGAGCGGGAAAACCGATATCTGCTGGTCGCCGAGGTGGTCAAGCCCCATGGGATCAAGGGGGAACTGGGGATCAGGTCGCTCACCGAGCACCCGGACCTCAGGTTTGCGCCCGGCGCCACGCTGTTGCTGGGGCCCGACGAGGCGCAGCTGCGGCCGGCCGAGGTAGAGCGCAGCAGGCCTTTCAAGAACGGATATCTGCTTAAGCTGGTTGCCTGCACCGACCGCGACCGGGCCGAGGAATTGCGCGGCTGGGGACTCTATATCCCGGTTGCTGAGGCCGAGCCGCTGGAGGAAGGCAGCTACTACCATCACCAGTTGATCGGGATGCGGGTCCGGGACGAGCGGCACGGGCTGCTGGGTACGGTGGTCGCGGTAGTGGAAACTCCAGCCCACGACCTGCTTGAAATCGAAAGCCCGGCCGGAAAAAGCTTCTACCTGCCGCTGGTTGACGAATTTGTCCGCGGAGTGGACACCGTTGCCGGGGTGATCGAAACCGGTGTGCCGCGGGAATTGACAGAACTGTGA